The region CGCAGACTTCAGTCATCCTAGTTCACAGGAGGTGCGCAAGAGAACATACAATTTGGCTTTTTGCTTAATCGACGGAGCCGTTGTATCGGTTGCAGAATCGACACGCGAAACTGACCCGCTCATTGCGGCCATACTGGTATCGTTCTGGACACGTTCATAAATTCGTCTCAGTTTATATTACCAGGGACGAGAAGACATATCTAAAGATGTCGTAGTTATGATGTGTTGTTGGCCATACCACATTTTGGTAGCAATAGGATAATAACGCTCGGATAAGGTATGTTTTGGAGAGATGGAATAGAGAATGTGTGGATATACTATGCGTTCCTAAAATTAGGGCCCAAATATCGTATGAGAGGGAACTCGACTCGAGTTACTACGCGAATTGGGGGTCCAGAAACGGTTCCTGCGGGGTTAAACAGCAATTTGTATTTAGAAGTATCTGATTTCAGCCTATTGTTCACTTCCCTGATAATAAATTCCGATATAGTTTAAAGCCGGTTTCATTCAGGAGGAGACAGCTGGTGACAAGTAACGAAACAGTGTATGAATTGTATCGAGAGCGATACGCTGTCCAGAACAGAGTACAGGAGTAACAGCCAATGTAAATCGTATCGTGCGATATAGAATCTGCTCAAGGACGCTGTTAGGATACCAAACTGGTTCGACTCCTGTTGATCCGTTGTAGATGATTCGTTGCTCAGTCAGAGAACGAAATACAGTATGGCTCGGTAGACAGTACGCTGCAACAGGTGTACCTCGTGTCCGCCAAGTTCACAAACAGCATCGCAATCGTCGTGTACTGACGGTGGGGATACGTTTTTAATCACGACCCTCGTCATGTTTGCTATGGCCTCGGTACTCGTACTCCTACTGAACGACACGCCTGATCAAAAACTACTCGAGACAGCGAATCAACACATATCTGGCACCGACATGTCTGCTGTCGTCTGCCGACTCATCGATGAGAGCCAGTATCAGAGCGAACTTCCGCAAAATGCCCGCTCAGGAAACGAACTCTCGAGCATTGACGAACTCGAAGCCGATGCGACCGAGACGGCTGAAGCCGTCGTGGCATCGACGTTCGACGACGACAGTGCAGTCACAGCCCATGGAATCGTTGGTCACATCCCAGATGCAATTCTCGAGTTCGCGGCCGAACACGAGTGTGAACACATCTTTGTGACCGGCCGTAAGCGATCACCGGTTGGGAAGGCGCTCTTCGGAGACGTTGCACAGCACGTTCTTCTCGAGTTTGATGGACCAGTAACAGTAACGACCGTCGACGAGTAAGCGTAACGCAGGGGACAACGAACGCCTGTAATTCACGGTAGAAGCAAAGCACTTGCGACGCAAAGTGCCTGTTATTCTCACGGGAGCGGACAGGGCTTAAGAGAGACAAGACTCGTGACGGACGCTGGGTCGTTGTCGGGTACCGGAATTCAGAGGTTCTGCCAGTCGTCCCAGGAGCCTTCCCATGTAGAGTCGAACAGGTCTTCGACAGCCGGCTCAGCCAGATCAGCAAACGCATCCTGATCGACATCGTCGACAACTTCCATACCGTCGTCTTCGAGTTCTGCAATCAAGTCATCCTCTTCATCTTCCGCCCGATCGCTGGCATCCAACGACGCCTCTTCGGCAATCTCGAGGATTGCATCCTGGTGTGCCTCGTCGAGACCCTCGAAGAAATCGTCGTTAACATACAGACCACCCGCTTGGACCTGGTGCCCAGTCAGGCTGAGATAGTCCTGGACTTCCTGCAGATTGTGTGAACTGATCTGCGCGATGTCACCCTCGGAGGCATCTGCAACACCCTGCTCGAGCGCACTGTAGAGTTCATCGAGTGCAACAGACGTTGCGGATGCACCGATCTCTTCCCAGATCGTCACCCATGGATCGAGTTCAGGAAGGCGCAGGTCGACTCCGTCGAGATCATCAGGTTCGGTGACTGCCTGATTTGCCGTGAAGTGGCGGAGACCGCGGAAGATGAACGAGCCGACGTGGCGCTGATTTCCTTCGTCAATCAACGTCTCTTGGGCGGGTTCGAACTCTTCGCTGTCTTCGATATCGCGAAGGTGATCCAGATCCTCGAGGACGAATGGGTTGTCAAAGAAGTAGTACTCAGACGCGAACATCTCGTATGGGACGCCGCCACCGGAGTGCATTTCGATGACGCCTTCTTGAACCTGTTCGGCGATTTCATCCTCTGCCCCGTAGGATCCGCCGGGGATCACTTCGATCGAAACAGCGCCATCCGTCTCGTCTTCAACCTGTTCAGCGAAGTCTTCGGCAGCGTCGACGAGTACGTGTCCCTCTTCGAACGAACTCGCTAACGTTGCGTCTTCGCCGCCGTTGTCGTCGTCCATACACCCAGCAAGTCCAGCAACGCCGAGTGCACCGAGACCAATTGCTGAACGACTCAATACATCCCGCCGGGTACTGCTCGTGTAGTTACCGCTCATAACGTCACTCGGTGGTTTTGCCTGATTCCTCATGACTGTTTCGATTAGCAGAGCGTTGTTTCGTGCCGTTAGCTCGCAGTCACTAGTCAAGAGCGCAAAAAAAGATCACAAAATAGGCTTGGAAATGTATCACCTGCAACTTCACTATCCAACTGACTCGAGCGAGATCTGTCATACAAAAGTGAAGTGAAACCGTCTCGATCACAGGTTTTCCGCGCCTGCGATGAACATAATGCTTATTTGTCCACGACGTAATCCGCTTGATATGGAGGTCGACCAGTCACTAGACATCTCACAGGAGTCCCTCTTCGATCGGGTCGTCCTGTTCCTTGCGGCCGGCATGTTCACGCTGATGATCGTGCTGGCAACGATGCAAGTACTGATTCGAACCCTGAACCTACCGATTACCGCCCAGTGGACTGAACCAGCAGCGCGATTTACACTGATCGTTGCAACGTTCTTCGGCGCAGCTGTGGCGTCACGGAACCGCGAGCACATTCGAATGACGTTCGTCCTTAACAAACTCGAGGAGAAGCGCCCGGACGTGAGGCAGGTGTTTGACCTGATTAGTTCGGTCGTCGTTGTTGTTTTCGTTGTGTTCGCACTCTCAGGGACAGTCCCCGCAATAGTCAACAACTGGAACTCGAATCTTGGCGGTGTTGGCTTCGTCACCAGTGGGCTGTTGTACCTTGGAATTTCGGTGGGCCTTGCGTGTATGCTCATCTACGAGTCACAGGTACTGTACAACGAACACCTTCAGAAACGGTTCACCCGTTCAAGTGAGGAGAGTGAGTGACGATGGAACTGGCACTAATTGCGCTGTTGTTCCTCGGGACGTTGCTCGTGTTGTATGCCTTCGGCGTTCCAGTAGCGGTCGCAATGGGGGCAACGGTCCTCACCGTCATGGTTTCGCCGTTTGGTCCGGATCTAAACCCCTCACTGCTGAGCAATCAGCTCCTGTTTGGGTTGAACTCCTTTACGATGCTGGCGATTCCGTTCTATCTCGTTCTCGGTCGGTTGATGAACCGGAGCGGGATGACAGAGGATATTTTCGACTTCGCCAATGCTGTTGTTGGTCATATCAGAGGTGGCATCGGTTACGTCAACGTGACAGCATCGATGATCTTCTCCGGGATGTCTGGACTTGCGCTCGCTGACGCTGCAGGCCTTGGCCGCATCGAGTACTCGGCCATGCGCGAGTACGACTACGATAAGGACGTTGCACTCGGGATTACCGGGAGTTCGGCCATCATTGGCCCGATTATTCCGCCGAGCGTTCCTATCATCATCTACGGCGTTCTCGCCGAAGAATCGATCAGTGATCTATTCCTCGCGGGAATTGTCCCCGGATTGCTGATTGGCGCTGTATTGCTTGGAATGGTCGGAATCGTCGCCGTGCGCCGTGGGTACGGTGGTACCGGGACATTCGAGATTATGAACGTCCTGCGAACCTTCTCCGGTGCGTTTGCCGCGCTGGTAATTCCGGTGCTGATCGTTGGCGGAATCCTCTCCGGACTGTTCACCGCAACTGAGGCCGGCGCAATCACCGTTGTCTACGTGCTGATTGTTGGCACTGTCTGGGGCGACCTTACGACCACCGCAGTCCTCGAGGAGATCCGTGATGCGACAGTCGAGACCTTTGCGTTGACGTTCATTATCGCCGTTGCCGCGGCATACGGACTTGTCGCACTCGAACTCCGTCTGCCGATGCTGATGGCGGATGCAATCACGGGCGTAACGGAGAACCCCACGATGGTTCTGCTCTTGCTCGTCCTTCTGTTCCTGCTCGTTGGAACGTTCATGGAAACCATCGCTGCGATTTCGATTCTCGTTCCCGTCCTGATGCCCGTTATCGACATGGTCGGCATCGACCCGATCCACTTTGGGATCGTTATGATCCTGACGCTCATGATCGGCCTGCTGACGCCGCCGCTGGGGGTGATCCTGTTCGTCCTCGAGAAGGTGACTGATGCGACGTTCGAGGAAGTCATGTACGCGGTTATTCCGTGGTACATCCCGCTGTTCCTCGTGCTCATCCTGGTCATCTTCGTCCCTGAACTGGCGACGTACATCCCGTACGAATACGGCCAGTAAGGCTTGAATCTGCGTCACATCGCTTTTTTCGCGTCACCCAATCGAGTGGAGAGTACCTGATACGGGCAGTTGTAAGTCATAGACTGTGCAACGGCGACGTATTGTGTATGCCAATAGATCGGTACGACTGCCTGTCTGAACCGTCTCAGATGAGTCGTTATCTGTTTCACTGCGTGAGAGATCGCACCAATACACTCGAGTGCTCCCCACACTGTGTCTCGAATTTTCTCAGTGGAAGACGCCAATCCACTGTCATCCGAAAAGTCGCAAAACGAAGAGCGCAGACAGACCGCTGCCCTATGTGTATGTGGGGTCGATCAGTTCGATTGGGTGGGGCGGCCGGTCGCCTGAAAGATCAGCGAGTTGGTCCTGACAGGACGTTCCACTCGCAACTGCGGGAACGCCAGCGTCTTCGTGCTGGTCTTTGAGTCGGGATCCAACTTCCATGCTGAGTTCGTAGTACTCGTTCTTGTAGCCAAAGGAGCCTGCCATGCCACAGCACTCGGTTTCGCTTGTCGTAATGTCGTACTCACAATCCTCGAGAATCGCCGTCGTATACGGCTCGAGGCCGAGCGTTCGTTGCTGACAGTGGCTGTGATAGAACACCTGTTCGTCGCCGCCAGTGGCGAGTGCGTCGAGGTCAGCACCGTTTTCCCGAAGCCCGTAGACGTACTCCATAATCTCGTAGCTGTTCTCGGCCAGCGCATCGTAGTCGTCGGTGTCAACGAGTTTTTCGTACTCGCGTTTGAACATCGCGAGGTCGCTTGGTTCGATCACGACGACGTCGTAGTTCGCTTCGATGTACGGCCTAAGACGGTCACAGACCGCCTCAGCGTGCTCACCTGCCGTCTCGACCATCCCCTGTGAGAGCGGGGCGCGTCCGCTCGATCGAACCGGCGGCATCTCGACGGCGACCCCAAGTGCCTCGAGCGTCCGAACGGCAGCTTTCCCGCGGCCGGGGTCGACGTAGTTGGTG is a window of Natronolimnobius sp. AArcel1 DNA encoding:
- a CDS encoding TRAP transporter substrate-binding protein — protein: MDDDNGGEDATLASSFEEGHVLVDAAEDFAEQVEDETDGAVSIEVIPGGSYGAEDEIAEQVQEGVIEMHSGGGVPYEMFASEYYFFDNPFVLEDLDHLRDIEDSEEFEPAQETLIDEGNQRHVGSFIFRGLRHFTANQAVTEPDDLDGVDLRLPELDPWVTIWEEIGASATSVALDELYSALEQGVADASEGDIAQISSHNLQEVQDYLSLTGHQVQAGGLYVNDDFFEGLDEAHQDAILEIAEEASLDASDRAEDEEDDLIAELEDDGMEVVDDVDQDAFADLAEPAVEDLFDSTWEGSWDDWQNL
- a CDS encoding TRAP transporter small permease, with translation MEVDQSLDISQESLFDRVVLFLAAGMFTLMIVLATMQVLIRTLNLPITAQWTEPAARFTLIVATFFGAAVASRNREHIRMTFVLNKLEEKRPDVRQVFDLISSVVVVVFVVFALSGTVPAIVNNWNSNLGGVGFVTSGLLYLGISVGLACMLIYESQVLYNEHLQKRFTRSSEESE
- a CDS encoding TRAP transporter large permease, with the protein product MELALIALLFLGTLLVLYAFGVPVAVAMGATVLTVMVSPFGPDLNPSLLSNQLLFGLNSFTMLAIPFYLVLGRLMNRSGMTEDIFDFANAVVGHIRGGIGYVNVTASMIFSGMSGLALADAAGLGRIEYSAMREYDYDKDVALGITGSSAIIGPIIPPSVPIIIYGVLAEESISDLFLAGIVPGLLIGAVLLGMVGIVAVRRGYGGTGTFEIMNVLRTFSGAFAALVIPVLIVGGILSGLFTATEAGAITVVYVLIVGTVWGDLTTTAVLEEIRDATVETFALTFIIAVAAAYGLVALELRLPMLMADAITGVTENPTMVLLLLVLLFLLVGTFMETIAAISILVPVLMPVIDMVGIDPIHFGIVMILTLMIGLLTPPLGVILFVLEKVTDATFEEVMYAVIPWYIPLFLVLILVIFVPELATYIPYEYGQ
- a CDS encoding universal stress protein; this encodes MASVLVLLLNDTPDQKLLETANQHISGTDMSAVVCRLIDESQYQSELPQNARSGNELSSIDELEADATETAEAVVASTFDDDSAVTAHGIVGHIPDAILEFAAEHECEHIFVTGRKRSPVGKALFGDVAQHVLLEFDGPVTVTTVDE